A stretch of DNA from Arthrobacter jiangjiafuii:
CCGGCGAATCCATGGCCCGGCAGGTCGCCGCGATGGTGGGTTTCCAGGACGCCGGCGCCGAGGTCTTCGACTACGGCAACTCGATCCGCGACGAGGCCCGGCAGGGCGGCTACGACCGCGCGTTCGAGTTCCCCGGCTTCGTCCCCGCCTACATCCGCCCGCTCTTCTGCGAGGGCATGGGCCCGTTCCGCTGGGTGGCGCTCTCCGGAGACCCGCAGGACATAGCCGTCACGGACGCCGCGATGAAGGAATTGTTTCCGGAGAACGAGCGGCTGCACCGCTGGCTCGATGCCGCCGCGGAACACGTGGAGTTCGAGGGGCTGCCGGCCCGGATCTGCTGGCTGGGCTACGGCGACCGGGCCAAGGCCGGGCTGCTGTTCAATCGGCTCGTGGCCGAGGGCAAGGTCAGCGCGCCCATCGTGATTGGCCGCGACCACCTGGACTCCGGCTCGGTGGCCTCGCCGTACCGGGAAACCGAAGCCATGGCCGACGGCTCCGACGCCGTTGCCGACTGGCCGTTGCTGAACGCCATGTTGAACACCGCTTCCGGGGCCACCTGGGTCTCCATCCACCACGGCGGCGGTGTCGGCATCGGCCGCTCCATCCACGCCGGACAGGTCTCAGTGGCTGACGGGACCGAACTGGCGGCCCGGAAACTGGACCGGCTGCTGACCAATGATCCGGGCACCGGCGTCGTCCGCCATGCCGACGCCGGCTACCAGCGGGCGGCCGAGGTTGCCGTCGAGCGCGGCATCCGCCTGCCGATGAGCGAAGGCTAGGAACGGGGATGCCGGCGGCGTTCTTAGCTGGTGGGAGCATAGACAGGGTGAACACAACGAGCGTCGTCAGTCTCCTGTCCGCCATCGAAGATACCGGCCGCGATACCCGCCGCGGCGGCTATTCCCGCCCGGTGTACTCCAGTGCTGAACTGCAGCTGCGCGAATGGTTCACCGCCGAGGCGGCCCGCCGCGGGCTGGCTGTGGAAACCGACCGGAACGGCATTCTCTGGGCCTGGTGGGATCTGTCCGACAGCAGCGCGTCCGCCGGCCCGGCCGGCGTTCCGGACCGCCGCGGCGCCCTGGTCACCGGTTCCCATCTCGACTCGGTCCCTGGTGGCGGTGCCTTCGACGGTCCGCTCGGCGTGGCCAGCGCCCTCGCTGCCGTGGACCTGCTGCGGGCCCGCGAGCGGGACGGCAGCCTGGTCCGGAACCGGGCGCTCGCCGTCGCGGTGTTCCCGGAGGAGGAAGGGTCGCGGTTCGGCGTCGCCTGCCTCGGCTCGCGCCTGCTGGCCGGAACAATCGACCCGCGCAAGGCCCTCGCGCTGCGCGACGCCGACGGCAACACCTTCGCCGATGTCTCCCGTACCCACGGGCTGGATCCAGAGGCGATGGGCCGCGACGACGCTGTACTGCGCACCATCGGCGACTTTGTGGAACTGCACGTGGAGCAGGGACAGGGCCTGAACACCGAGGAATTCACCGACGCGGCCGGGCGCGGACCAGCGCTGGCCGTGGGCGGGTCGATCCTGGGCCACGGCCGGTGGCGGTTCAGTTTTACCGGTCAGGGCAACCACGCCGGCACCACCCTCATGACCGACCGGGCCGACCCCATGGTGGCAGCCGCCCAGCTGATCGTGGCCGTACGCCAGACCGCGTCCGCCCAGCCCGGGGCGCGGGGCACCGTAGGGCGGCTGGAACCGGTTCCCGGCGGCACCAACGTCATTGCCTCCCGAGTGGAGCTCTGGCTGGACGTCCGGCACCCGGACGACGCCGTAACCGCTTCCCTGGTGGAAAAAATCCACGGCCAGGCACAGAAAATCGCAGCGTTTGAAGGCTGCACCGTGCACATGACTGAGGAATCCTCCTCCGGCACGGTGCACTTCGACCCCGCACTGCAGCGCTCCCTGGAGCAGTCCGTTGCGCGTACCGTTCCCGGAGCTCCGGTGCTGGCCACCGGGGCGGGGCACGACGCCGGGGTGCTGGCCGCGCGGGTGCCCACCGGCATGCTGTTTGTCCGCAACCCGTCCGGCATCAGCCACTCCCCGGAGGAATACGTGGAGAACGATGACGCCGACGCCGGTGTGACAGCGCTCGCGGACGTGCTGGAAGACCTGCTGTGACGGCACCTAAACCGGGGCAGGCCATCTGGTGTGAGCAGGGCTGGCTCAACGGCGCGGTGGAGGACGGGATCCGGCTGGAGGTCGACGACGCCGGCACTGTCACCTTGGCCACGCCCGCAACCGCCCCGCAGCCCGGGGACCTCCAGCTGACCGGCGTCACCTTCCCCGCGGCGTCGAACGCGCACTCCCACGCCTTTCACCGGATCCTGCGCGGACGCACCCACGCCGGCGGCCGGGGCAGCTTCTGGACCTGGCGGGAGCAGATGTACGAGGCAGCCGGCACCCTGACGCCGGAGCTGTACGAGCAGCTGGCCACCGCGGTGTTTGCCGAGATGGTGGTTGCCGGCTTTACCTCCGTGGCCGAGTTCCACTATGTCCACCATCAGCCGGACGGCACCCCGTACGGCGGAGAACACTCAGAAGAGCACGCCATGGAGCGGGCGCTGGCCCGGGCCGCCGTCGCCGCCGGCATCCGGCTGACCCTGCTGGACACCTGCTATCTGGCCGGCGGCTTTGATGCCCCGCTCAACACTGGACAGCAGCGGTTCGGCGATACCGACGCCGCGGCCTGGCTGGAACGGCTGGCCTCGCTGCGCAACGCCTTGGCCAACGAGTTCGATCCGGCCCAGGTCAGCGTCGGTGCGGCCCTGCACTCAGTGCGCGGCGTTCCGGAGGCCGATCTGGCAATGATCGCCGCGCACCTGCCGGCCGATCTTCCGCTGCACATCCACCTCTCCGAACAGCCGGCCGAAAATGAGGCCTGCCTTCAGGCCACCGGCCTGACCCCGACCATGCTGCTGCACCGGCGCGGCTTGATCAGCCGCCGGCTCTCCGCCGTGCACGCCACCCACCTGACCGGAGAAGACATCGCGGTCCTGGGCGCCGCCGGTGCCACCGTGGTCATGTGTCCCACCACCGAGGCCGACCTGGCCGACGGCATCGGCCCCGCCGCCGCCCTCCGCGCTGCCGGGGCCCGGATCGCGCTGGGCACCGACCAGCACGCCGTCGTCGATCCCTTCCTGGAGATGCGCGCGCTGGAATACGGCGAACGGTTGGCCTCGGGGGAACGCGGCCGGTTTACTCCCGGCGACCTGCATCAGGCCGCCTCCGGTGCCGGAACACACGCCCAGGGGCGGCCGGATCCGGGGCTGGCGCCGGGAAACGTCTGTGATCTGATGAGCGTTGCCCCCCACAGCCTGCGCACGGCCGGGTCCCGTCCCGGTCAGCTGGCACTGACCGCCACCGCTGCCGATGTCCACACCGTCGTCGTCGGCGGGCGGGTCCTGGCCCGCAACGGCCGGCACAGCAGCCTGGGCGACCCGGGCGTGCTGCTCGGGGCAGCTATCGCCGCCGTCGACACCGCCGGCGCCACCACTTTCGAAGGAATCCCGCACCCATGACCCCGGCCTCGACCCTCATCACCAACATCGGCGAACTCTCCACGCAGGACTATGCCCAGGGGCCGGAGGCCTCCGTGCTGCGGGATGCCGCAGTGGTGTTCGAGGGCGAGCGGATCAGCTGGATTGGTGCCGCCGCCGACGCGCCCGCTGCAGACGAGACGATGGACGCCGGAGGACGTGCGGGGCTGCCCGGCTGGGTGGACTCGCATACGCACCTGGTCTTCGCCGGGGACCGGAGTGCTGAGTTCGAGGCCCGGATGGCGGGGGAGTCCTACGCGGCAGGCGGTATTGCCGTTACCACCGCCGCGACCCGCGCGGCGTCGGACTACGACCTGACCCGGCTGTTGCTCGCCCGCGTTGCCGAGGCGGCCGCCGGCGGCACCACCTACCTGGAGACCAAGACCGGCTACGGGCTGAACGTTCAGGAGGAGCAGCGCAGCGCCCGGATCGCGTCCACGGTGGCGGACCAGGTCACCTTCCTGGGTGCGCATCTGGTGCCCGACGGCATGGATGCCGAGGAGTACACCGACCTGGTCTGCACCGCTATGCTCACCGCGGTGCGCCCGTACGTGCAGTGGGCGGATGTGTTCTGCGAACAGGGAGCCTTCACCGCGGAGCAGTCGAGGCGGGTGCTGGCCGCCTGCCGCAAGGCCGGCCTGGGGCTGCGGGTACATGGAAACCAGCTCGGATACGGTGCCGGGGTGGCCCTGGCCGTGGAGTTCGGGGCGGCCAGCGTGGACCATGTGAACTACCTGTCCGACGACGACGTCGCGGCGCTCGCGGGCACCTGGACCGGGTGGGGGCCGGGGCGCTCCGGAACGCCGGGCACCGTGGCGACCTGCCTGCCGGCCTGTGACCTCTCCACCCGGGCTCCGCTGGCCGATGCGCGCCGGCTGCTGGACGCCGGGGTGCCGGTGGCCCTGGCCTCGAACTGTAATCCGGGCACCTCCTATACGAGCTCGATGACCTTCTGCGTTGCCACAGCCGTGCTGCAGATGGGCCTGACCGTCCAGGAGGCCGTCCGGGCGGCCACGTTCGGCGGTGCCCTGGCCCTGCGGGTGCACACCGGGGAGGACCGGGACGGGCAGCGGGCGGTGGGTTCGCTCGCCGTCGGGCACCGTGCCGATCTGCAGCTGCTCAACGCGCCCTCAGCCGCGCACCTGGCCTACCGGCCGGGTATGCCGCTGACCGGCAGTGTCTGGCGGGCCGGTGTGCGGGTGCGCTGATCCGGAGGACGGGTTCATCCCGGCACCCTTGCCCTCCGCTCGCGCTCCGGGTTGAGATGTGCCATGGGAAAACTCCTTTACCTGATCTCCTGCACCCTGGACGGCTACATCGCCGATGAAACGGGCGACCTGTCCTGGGCAGTCCCGGATGAGGCCATGGTGGAATCGGTCACCGCGGACCTGGCCAACGTGGGCACGCACCTGTATGGACGGCGGATGTACGAATCCATGGCCGTCTGGGAAACCGATCCTTCCCTCGCCGAAGGTTCACCGGCGGCAGCAGCCTTCGCCGAGAACTGGAACCGGGCCCACAAAGTGGTCTTCTCCCGCACCCTTGGGGACATCTGGACGGAACGGACCCGGCTGGAACGGGAATTCACGGTGGAAGCCTTCGACCGGGTGGAGGCCGAGACGCCGGGCGACCTGCTGATTGAAGGTCCCACCGTGACCGCAGCCGCCTTTGAGCTGGGGCTGGTGGACGTGGTGTCCCTGATGGTCTACCCCGTGACGGTGGGCGCCGGCACCAAGGTGTTTCCCGAGGGACTCAAACTCAACCTGCGGCTGCTGAGCGAACAGCGCTTCGACAGGACCGGAATGGTCAAACTCACGTACGAAACGGTCCGCTCCTAAACCGGACCCCAAACCCCGCCCGCTTCCCACCGCGGCAGCGGGAGCCGGCCCGGAGCGGAGCAGCCGGGACGCCGGCGGCATCCGGCACGGCGGCATCCGGCACAATGGGACCATGCGCGCCGCCTTTCCCTCCGCCCCCGCCGAAGCCCTGGATCCGCGGGCGCGGAAGATGCTCGTCTTCGAAATCCTGATTGTGCTGGGACTCTCGCTGGGCAGATCCGGCGTGTACGCCGTCGTCGAACTCCTGGAAAAAGCCTCCAAGGGCCCCCTCGCCGGGCAGACCACCACGCTGAATCCGGTGCTGGACGAGAGCCCGTGGTTCGACCTGACCTATCAGCTGCTGGGGATCTTCTTCTCCCTGCTGCCGGTGGCGCTGGTGCTCTACCTGCTGACCGGGCCGGGCAAGAGCGCGTTCCGGCGGATCGGCTTCACCTTCGCCAAGCCGCTGCGCGACTTCGGGCTGGGGGTCGCCCTGGCAGCCGTGATCGGCGTCGGCACGCTCGGCGTCTACGCGGCAGGCCGGGCACTGGGCATCACCACGGCGCTGGTCCCGGCGGCGCTGGACACCTATTGGTGGACCCTGCCGGTGCTGATCCTCTCCGCCCTGCGGCACGCCGTGCTGGAGGAGGTCATCGTGGTGGGATACCTGTTTGTGCGGCTGCGGCAGCTGGGCTGGAGCACACCGGCGATCATCCTCACCAGCGCCCTGATCCGCGCCAGTTACCACCTTTACCAGGGGATCGGACCGGGCATCGGCAACTTCCTGATGGGGCTGCTCTTCGGCTACGCCTACACCAAAACGAAGCGGGTGATGCCGCTGGTGATCGCGCACGCGCTCGTGGATATTGCCGGCTTTGTCGGATTCGCACTGTTCGGTCCGGCGATCGGGATCGGCGGCTGAGCCCTCGTTTCGGAGCCGGGGCGCCGGGTCCCACGCTAGGCTTTTCGAATGAGCGACGCCGATAAGCACATGGAGAGCACCCCCTCGTGACACTGACGACCCCGTGGGGAGCAGACCTGGACCCCGACGCCGTGCTGCAGGAATATCCCCGGCCGCAGCTGGTCCGCGACAGCTACCTGAACCTCAACGGCTACTGGCAGTACACGATCACCTCGGCCCGCCGCGAACTGGCCCCCGCGGAGGATGAGTGGGACGGCCGCATCCTGGTGCCCTTCTCTCCTGAGGCCCCGCTCTCCGGCGTCAACCGGCAGCTCCAGCCCCAGCAGGTGCTCTGGTACCGGCGGACCCTGCGGCTGCCGGCCGGGTTCGCGGGCGAGCGCGTGCTGCTGCACTTCGGGGCCGTGGACCAAAGCTGCACCGTCACGGTCAACGGCATCGACGTGGGCGGGCACGACGGCGGCTACCTTCCGTTTTCGCTGGACGTCACCGCTGCGCTGCGCTCCGGAGCTGGAGATGCCGCCGCGGTGGAGGGCTCCGCGGAGGAACCCGAGCAGGAAATCGTGGTCCGGGTCCGGGACATCAGCAACACCGGCTACGCAAGCCGCGGCAAGCAGACCCTGGACCGTGGCGGCATCTGGTACACCGCCCAGTCGGGCATCTGGCAGACCGTCTGGCTGGAATCAGTGCCGTGCATCAGCATTTCGCAGCTGGTCCTGGTGCCCTCGCTGGACTCCGTGGCGGTGACCGTCCTGCTCGATGGCGAACCGGCCGGGGCCGGTGGCCCCTCCTCAGGCGGCCCTGTCACAGCGGAGCTGCAGGCGGTGATTACCGTGTCCGCCGGCGGGCGCACTGTGGCGGACGCCGTCGTCGTACCCGGAACCCCGGCACAGATTCCGGTGCCCGACCCGCAGCTGTGGACGCCGGAAGATCCGTTCCTGTACGACGTGACGGTGCAGCTGCAGGCGGCGGGCGAAACCGTCGACAGCGTCCGCAGCTACACCGGCCTGCGCACCTTCGGCACGGGACCGGACGCCGCCGGGCATACCCGGCTGCTGCTCAACGGCCGGCCGTACTTCCACGCCGGGCTGCTGGACCAGGGGTACTGGCCGGACGGGCTGTACACCGCGCCGTCGGACGAGGCGCTGGCCTACGATATCCAGGCCGCAAAGGACCTGGGCTTCACCTTGCTGCGCAAGCACATCAAGATTGAACCGCTGCGCTGGTACTACCACTGCGACCGCCTGGGCATGCTGGTGTGGCAGGACCTGGTCAACGGCGGCCGGCCCTACCGGCCTGCGATTGCCGACGCCCCGGCCGTGGGCGCGCGTCATCACGACGACGGCGACTACAAGGCGTTCGGGCGCGCGGACACGCAGGGCCGGGAGGACTTCCGCACCGAGCTGCGCGGCACGGTGGACCTGCTGCGCAACGCCGCCTCGATTGCCGTCTGGGTGCCGTTCAACGAAGGCTGGGGGCAGTTCGATGCCAACGCCGCCGCTGACCTGCTGCGCGGCCTGGACCCCACCCGCAGCATCGACCATGCCAGCGGCTGGCATGACCAGGGCGGGGGAGACCTCAAGAGCGTCCACGTGTACTTCGTGCCGTTCAAGCTGCACCGGGGCTGGCTGAAGGACGGCCGCGCCGTGGTGCTCTCCGAATACGGTGGCTACAGCCTGCGGGTGCCGGGCCACACATTCAACGACAAGGAGTTCGGCTACCGGCGGTTCAAGACACCCGACGCCTTGCTCAAGGCCTACGTGAAGCTGCACCGCAAGCAGATCGAACCGGCGGTGGCCCGGGGCCTGGCCGCGACCGTCTATACGCAGCTGACCGACGTCGAGGACGAGGTGAACGGGCTGCTCACCTACGACCGCCGCGTGGTGAAGATCGATGCCGGCACCGTCCGCGGGCTCAATGCCCGGCTGGTCGCGGCGGCAGCTTCGGCAGCTCCTCCGATCCGGTAAGGGCAGAGCCGGGGCGGTTCGGTAATCCCTCCGCTTTGTGGCAATCCCTCCGCGGCGCAGCGGAGGGATTGCCACAAAGCGGAGGGGAATCAGCGGTGGCGGGATTGGGACAGCCCCGCCCGGACCAGACGCTGCACCAAAGCCTCCGGGTGTTGCGGTGGCCTGGTGATGTCATTCCAGGACCAGCGGACAAATCCAACTCCGGTGGCCCGAATGGCGTCTTCCCGGCGTTTCTCCCGCAGGAGGGTGTCCCACGACGGTGCAATGCCGGCTTTGCCGCGTCCGTATTTCACCGAACCGTCGAACTCCCCGGCGAGCTTGTGCCCGGGCCAGTAAAAGTCAGTACGGAACCGGCCTGCCGTGGTCGCGAATTCGTGCTGGAGCTCCGGGTCTGGAAAACCATGCCGGTACAGCACGGCCCGGGAGTAGGACTCCCCGGCTGACTCGGAGAGCACCTGCGCGAAGTCGATAACCCGCAGGGCCCGGAGTCGTTTGGCGCTGTCAGGCAGGTGCTCGGCTAACTCCCGGAGCTGCTCTTTCCGCAGAGCGGGAAGACCGCGATCGGGGTCCGGACGAAGGACGTGATCCATGGCCGGGACCGCGCGCTCAAAGTTCAGATAGGCAGCCATGTCCAGGACGGTATGCGCACGGGAAGTCACAGGGACTCCGTCCCGCATGGTGACCGGTTCCAGCAGCCGGCGCTCAGTCCAGCGGAGATTCCCGCGGCGCCTGCCATGGGTCGGGTGGATGGCCAGCAGCAGTACTTCGGGCGAATCCCCTATCACTGGGAGTCCCCAGATGACAGCGGCGGATTGTTGGATCAGGACGCGCTGCCCCGGCACCTGTTCCACAGCGGCCCGGATTCGTGCCCGCTGCCGTTCCCAGGGCGGCAGCTTCTGCCAGTCGTCCGCCTGCATGTAGACACCAGGGCGGAGGCGGACGAGTTTGCCCGATCGGCAGCTCAGCGCCAGGGAACGCCGGTCCGTACCGCTGGCTTCGGCATCTGCCGAGAAAATGAGTGCGGGGTCCATGCCTCAAGGCTGGACGTGCGGCCGCGGGCCTGCGAGGGCAGCAGTCCCAGGTGTGGAAAACCCTCCGGTTTGGGAAATTCCTGCCACTGCGCAGCGGAGGGATCCGGGCAAAGCGGAGGGATCCGGACAAACCGGAGCGGACCCCGGACGCACCGGAGGGATCCGGACAAACGGGAGGGGACCCCGGCGGCAGAGCTAGATTTCGACGGACCCGTTGGCCGTATCGAAGGTGACGGACATGATGCCCGGGGTTCCCTTGGGGGAAATCCAGGTGACGCCCACGTTTTCCAGCGGCTCCTCGATGGGGGTGCCAAGCCACTGCGCGACGCGGTCCGCTGAACCTGCAATGGTCAGCGAGGCCAGCTTCACCGCACCGGGCATGCCGGGCAGGGCAGCGGACGGGTGGAGCGCTTCAGTGCCGTCGTCCCAGCGCAGCATGTAGGGCACCTGGGGATCGGCGATTAGGCCGTTGATCCCGATCTGCTGCCAGGTGAGCTCCTGGCCGTCGGGGAATTTCCGGTTGCCGGGAACGGCCGCCCGGCCCAGCCGCTCTTCAAACGGTGCGAGGTTGTCCACCGCTACGCACCAGCCCATCCAGCCGCCTCCGCATTCGGAGCGCTGGCGCACGGCCTGGCCGAAGGGCGCCTTGTCCGACGCCGGGTGGTTCAGCGCCTCGACGACCTCAATGTACTGGTGGTTGGCCAGGGGGAGAATCATGTTGCGGGTTCCGAAACGCGGGTGCACACCGCCCTTGACGAAGTCAGCTCCCAGAGCAGAGGCGATCCTCTCGGTCGTGGCCAAAAGACCGTCGGATTCGCAGGCATAAGATACATGGTCCAAACGCATGCGGCCCATAATGGCACGTTGTGACGCACCTCTCGACCAAGGCTTGCCTAAGTAGGAAAAAGGATCCCTGAACACCGCGAACTTTGATGTTTGCCCGGCCGCCGAGCCGCCGCGCACTACCCGGAAACGAACCGTCACAGAGGTTGCGGGCGCAGGGGTTATCCGTTTTCATAGGGGGAATAGGTCATGAGTGCCAGCAGATAGCCCCGGCTTGCTGGCCGGCAACCCTCCAACCGCGGTGGGGTGCCCCGGGTGAAGACCTGGCTGCACGTCAATCCGGCGTGCGGCAAGCGCGGGTCACACGTGGCTGCCGGCTCTTTTCCGGCGAGAAGTCTCGGTGCGGCCCCTGGTTAAAGGGAGCACAACATGTCAGGAAACTGGTCATTCGAAACCCGGCAGATCCACGTAGGACAGGAGCCAGACGCCGTCACCGGCGCCCGGGCGCTGCCGATCTACCAGAGCACCTCCTTCGTCTTTCCCAGCGCCGAAGCAGCAGCCAACCGGTTTGCGCTGGCCGAGCTGGAGCCGATTTACACCCGGATCGGCAACCCCACCCAGGAAGCGGTGGAAAAGCGGATCGCCTCGCTGGAGGGCGGGATCGGCGCATTGCTGCTGGCCTCCGGGCAGGCCGCGGAAACCCTGTCGATCCTGAACCTGGCCCAGTCCGGTGACCACATTGTGGCCAGCCCCAGCCTTTACGGGGGCACCTACAACCTGTTCAAGCACACCTTGAAGCGGTTCGGCATTGACGTCACTTTCGTCGCAGACCCGGACAACCTGGACCAGTGGCGCGAGGCAGTGCAGCCCAACACCAAGGCGTTCTTCGGCGAGGTGGTTTCCAACCCGCGCCAGGACGTCCTGGACATCGAGGGCATCAGCTCCATCGCCCACGACGCCGGCGTGCCGCTGATCGTGGACAACACGCTCTCCACGCCGTACCTGATCCGGCCGATCGAATGGGGCGCGGACATCGTGGTGCATTCGGCCACGAAGTACCTGGGCGGACACGGCACCTCCATTGCCGGCGTGATCGTGGACTCGGGCAACTTTGACTTCGGCGCCGATCCGGAGAAGTTCCCCGGCTTCAACACCCCGGATGAGAGCTACAACGGGCTGGTCTATGCCCGCGACCTCGGCGCCAACGGGCTGCTGGGCGCCAACCTGGCCTTTGTCCTCAAGGCGCGGGTCCAGTTGCTGCGCGACCTTGGGCCGGCGGTGTCGCCGTTCAACGCGTTCCTTATCGCACAGGGGCTGGAAACGCTGAGCCTGCGGATGGAGCGGCACGTGGCCAACGCCGCCGTCGTCGCGAACTGGCTGGAAAACCACGACGACGTCCTGTCGGTCGCCTATGCGGGCCTGGAATCGAGTCCGTGGTTCGAGCGCGGCCGCAAGTACGGGCCGCGCGGTACCGGAGCCATTGTCTCCTTCGACATCGCCGGCGGTATCGAGGCCGGCAAGCGCTTCGTGGACGCCTTGGAACTGCACTCCCACGTGGCCAACGTTGGTGACGTGCGCTCCCTGGTGATCCATCCGGCGTCGACCACGCACAGCCAGCTCGGCGCGGAGGCACAGGCGTCGGCCGGAGTGAGTCCGGGCCTGGTGCGTCTCTCGGTGGGCCTGGAACATGTCGATGACATCATTGCGGACCTCGACGCCGGTTTCCGGGCAGCCAAGGGAGCGTAGCGGTTCGCGTGACACTGCCTTCGAACACCACTGTGACACCGGCGCCGCCGCGGCACCCCGCACCTCTTCGGGACGGGGTGCTGCGGTACGCCGGGATCGGCAGCTTCGACCTGGAAACCGGCGGGCACCTGCCGCAGGTGACCCTCGCCTATGAGACCTGGGGGAGCCTGAATGCGGACCACTCCAACGCCGTCCTGGTGGCCCACGCCCTGACCGGAAGCACCCATGTGGCGCGGGGCAGCAGCGGGGAAGACGGCTGGTGGGACGCCCTGGTGGGTCCGGGAAAAGCCGTGGACACCGACCGCTTTTTCGTGGTTGCCATCAATATGCTCGGCGGTTGCTACGGCTCCACCGGCCCGTCCTCCACCGATCCGCAGGGCCTGCCCTGGGGCTCCCGCTTTCCGTTTGTTACCGTCCGGGACTCGGTCCGTGCCGAGGCCCGGCTGGCGGACCTGCTGGGTATCGCCTCCTGGCACACGGTGCTGGGCGGTTCGCTGGGCGGGGCCCGGGCGCTGGAATGGGCGGTTACCGAGCCGGACCGGGTGCGGCACTGCGCGGTCATCGCCTGTACGGCTGCCAGCACTGCCGAACAAATTGCGTTTGGCCAGGCGCAGCTGGCGGCCATCCGGCTGGACCCGGATTTCAACGGCGGCGACTACTACAACGGCGCGACGCCGGCGGCCGGGCTGGGTCTGGCCCGCCGGATCGCGCACATCACCTACCGGTCCGAAGCGGAACTGGAATACCGGTTCGGCCGCAGCCCGCAGGAGCCCGAGAATCCGCTGGGATCGGCTGTTCCGGCGGCGCGCGGGCGCTACGCCGTGGAGAGCTACCTGGATCACCAGGCCCGCAAACTCACGGCCCGGTTCGATGCGAACAGCTACCTGGTGCTGACCGAGGCGCTGATGAGCCACGACGTAACCCGTGGTCGGGGCACCCTGCAGCAGGCCCTGGCCGGAACCACCGCGGAGTTCCTCATCGCAGCGGTGGATTCGGACCGGCTGTATTTCCCGCAGCAGTCCCATGACCTGGCCGCTGCCCTGCCCCGGGAGACGGCGGTGCACATGATCAGCGCTCCGATCGGGCACGACGGGTTCCTCACCGACGCCGAGAAGATCGGTGCGCCGCTGCGGGAGCGGTTCTTCGCCTGAGCCGCGCCCGCATCCATCCGCCGCCGCTGCTCTTGCCATCCCGGACCGGGCATGGCAGAACAAGAGCATGCCTGATCAAATTCGCGTCACGGCGCAGGCCAGATGCTCGCCGGCCCAGCTCTGGCACACACTGGTGGACAACCGGGCGGCGTGGTGGCCGGAGCTGGATTTCACGGCCAGCCCGGGTGCCCCGCTGACGGAACGGGCGGCCGACGGCGGTGCGCAGCAGGCCACGGGAACGGTCCTGGCGGTGGCGCGGGGACGGCTGCTGTCCTTCCGCTGGACCAAGCCGGGCTGGAGCGGCCACACGGTGGTGAGCTTC
This window harbors:
- a CDS encoding allantoate amidohydrolase; the protein is MPAAFLAGGSIDRVNTTSVVSLLSAIEDTGRDTRRGGYSRPVYSSAELQLREWFTAEAARRGLAVETDRNGILWAWWDLSDSSASAGPAGVPDRRGALVTGSHLDSVPGGGAFDGPLGVASALAAVDLLRARERDGSLVRNRALAVAVFPEEEGSRFGVACLGSRLLAGTIDPRKALALRDADGNTFADVSRTHGLDPEAMGRDDAVLRTIGDFVELHVEQGQGLNTEEFTDAAGRGPALAVGGSILGHGRWRFSFTGQGNHAGTTLMTDRADPMVAAAQLIVAVRQTASAQPGARGTVGRLEPVPGGTNVIASRVELWLDVRHPDDAVTASLVEKIHGQAQKIAAFEGCTVHMTEESSSGTVHFDPALQRSLEQSVARTVPGAPVLATGAGHDAGVLAARVPTGMLFVRNPSGISHSPEEYVENDDADAGVTALADVLEDLL
- a CDS encoding formimidoylglutamate deiminase; the protein is MTAPKPGQAIWCEQGWLNGAVEDGIRLEVDDAGTVTLATPATAPQPGDLQLTGVTFPAASNAHSHAFHRILRGRTHAGGRGSFWTWREQMYEAAGTLTPELYEQLATAVFAEMVVAGFTSVAEFHYVHHQPDGTPYGGEHSEEHAMERALARAAVAAGIRLTLLDTCYLAGGFDAPLNTGQQRFGDTDAAAWLERLASLRNALANEFDPAQVSVGAALHSVRGVPEADLAMIAAHLPADLPLHIHLSEQPAENEACLQATGLTPTMLLHRRGLISRRLSAVHATHLTGEDIAVLGAAGATVVMCPTTEADLADGIGPAAALRAAGARIALGTDQHAVVDPFLEMRALEYGERLASGERGRFTPGDLHQAASGAGTHAQGRPDPGLAPGNVCDLMSVAPHSLRTAGSRPGQLALTATAADVHTVVVGGRVLARNGRHSSLGDPGVLLGAAIAAVDTAGATTFEGIPHP
- the hutI gene encoding imidazolonepropionase; protein product: MTPASTLITNIGELSTQDYAQGPEASVLRDAAVVFEGERISWIGAAADAPAADETMDAGGRAGLPGWVDSHTHLVFAGDRSAEFEARMAGESYAAGGIAVTTAATRAASDYDLTRLLLARVAEAAAGGTTYLETKTGYGLNVQEEQRSARIASTVADQVTFLGAHLVPDGMDAEEYTDLVCTAMLTAVRPYVQWADVFCEQGAFTAEQSRRVLAACRKAGLGLRVHGNQLGYGAGVALAVEFGAASVDHVNYLSDDDVAALAGTWTGWGPGRSGTPGTVATCLPACDLSTRAPLADARRLLDAGVPVALASNCNPGTSYTSSMTFCVATAVLQMGLTVQEAVRAATFGGALALRVHTGEDRDGQRAVGSLAVGHRADLQLLNAPSAAHLAYRPGMPLTGSVWRAGVRVR
- a CDS encoding dihydrofolate reductase family protein, with amino-acid sequence MGKLLYLISCTLDGYIADETGDLSWAVPDEAMVESVTADLANVGTHLYGRRMYESMAVWETDPSLAEGSPAAAAFAENWNRAHKVVFSRTLGDIWTERTRLEREFTVEAFDRVEAETPGDLLIEGPTVTAAAFELGLVDVVSLMVYPVTVGAGTKVFPEGLKLNLRLLSEQRFDRTGMVKLTYETVRS
- a CDS encoding CPBP family intramembrane glutamic endopeptidase, which encodes MRAAFPSAPAEALDPRARKMLVFEILIVLGLSLGRSGVYAVVELLEKASKGPLAGQTTTLNPVLDESPWFDLTYQLLGIFFSLLPVALVLYLLTGPGKSAFRRIGFTFAKPLRDFGLGVALAAVIGVGTLGVYAAGRALGITTALVPAALDTYWWTLPVLILSALRHAVLEEVIVVGYLFVRLRQLGWSTPAIILTSALIRASYHLYQGIGPGIGNFLMGLLFGYAYTKTKRVMPLVIAHALVDIAGFVGFALFGPAIGIGG
- a CDS encoding glycoside hydrolase family 2 protein codes for the protein MTLTTPWGADLDPDAVLQEYPRPQLVRDSYLNLNGYWQYTITSARRELAPAEDEWDGRILVPFSPEAPLSGVNRQLQPQQVLWYRRTLRLPAGFAGERVLLHFGAVDQSCTVTVNGIDVGGHDGGYLPFSLDVTAALRSGAGDAAAVEGSAEEPEQEIVVRVRDISNTGYASRGKQTLDRGGIWYTAQSGIWQTVWLESVPCISISQLVLVPSLDSVAVTVLLDGEPAGAGGPSSGGPVTAELQAVITVSAGGRTVADAVVVPGTPAQIPVPDPQLWTPEDPFLYDVTVQLQAAGETVDSVRSYTGLRTFGTGPDAAGHTRLLLNGRPYFHAGLLDQGYWPDGLYTAPSDEALAYDIQAAKDLGFTLLRKHIKIEPLRWYYHCDRLGMLVWQDLVNGGRPYRPAIADAPAVGARHHDDGDYKAFGRADTQGREDFRTELRGTVDLLRNAASIAVWVPFNEGWGQFDANAAADLLRGLDPTRSIDHASGWHDQGGGDLKSVHVYFVPFKLHRGWLKDGRAVVLSEYGGYSLRVPGHTFNDKEFGYRRFKTPDALLKAYVKLHRKQIEPAVARGLAATVYTQLTDVEDEVNGLLTYDRRVVKIDAGTVRGLNARLVAAAASAAPPIR